The following is a genomic window from Nitrospira sp..
TGTCGAGGTTCCTCCGCTCCACGATTTCCTTGGACACACCATTGGGGCATACTGCCCCCTGCTGAATGGAGGTGTTTATGGCGAAATTCAAGACGGAGCGAGGCCGGTGTTCCTCGCGGAAGAAGATGGCGGTCGTGCTCCGCGTCCTGCGTGGTGACGACCTGGATCTGGTCTCGCGTGACGCGGGCATCACGGCGGCGAAACTGTCGGAGTGGCGGGACCAGTTCGTCACGAGTGGCCAAGCGGCCTTGAAGAGTCAGGCTGCCGATGGCCGCGACGACGAACTCGTGCGGCTGAAGGCCTTAGTCGGAGAGTTGACGATGCGGCTGGAACGGTGAGGTGGCTCTGGTTGTTTGGACAGTCTTTGGCCGTTCATAAGTGGTGCCTGGCGGATGAGGCCTACGCGGCGACATGCCGTGCGGGCCGATGCTCATCATACACGTCCTCCGGTGTGCGCCCATCGAGTGCCTGATGTGGCCTGACCTGATTGTAGAACGTCAGATACCGTGCCACCCCCTGCTGGGCCTCGCGGACGGTGTCATAGGCGTGGAGATAGACCTCCTCATATTTGAGACTCCGCCACAACCGTTCCACGAACACATTATCCCGCCATCGCCCAGCTCCATCCATGCTGATCTGAATGTCATGGGTGTTCAAGAGCCCCGTAAACTCCTGGCTCGTGAACTCGTAAGCTCCCCCGTCAAGGCGACACTGCCAATGGAGAACTTCTGGCTTCCAGTTGGGCCCGATACAGCGTCGGCGGAAGCCCCGCCAGCGCGTCATGGGGCCGCTCCTCGTTGTAACTCTGCAACCATTCCGCGGTGATCTCTCGGACCTGCTCGAGTGACTCGAACACATAGGCATTGAGGACTTCAGTGCGGTACGTTCGATTGAACCGCTCGATGAAGGCATTCTGATCCGGTTTTCCGGGTTGGATGTACCGCAGCTCAATCCCGCGGTCGGCACACCAGGTCATAAAGCGCTCTGCAATGAGTTCCGGGCCATTGTCGAGCCGAATGGCCTGCGGTCGTCCGCGCCAGGCCACCACTTGCTCCAAGACGCGAATCACCCGATCCGCGGGCAGCGACGTGTCGACTTCGATCGCCAAGCCTTCCCGCACGCCTTCGTCCAGCACATTTAAGGTGCGAAATCGGCGGCCGCCATAGAGCGTGTCGCTCATGAAGTCCACAGCCCACGTGGTATTCGGCTGGGGTACCACGACCAGCGGTTGGCGCAGGCGAACCGGCAGCCGCTTCTTGGTCCGCCGTGGCAAATTCAGCCGCAACTGACAGTACACCCGCCAGAGGCGCTTATGGTTCCAGGGACGCCCATCTAGTCGGAGTCGATCACAACATTTCCAGAACCCCCACCGACTCTTGGCCGCCACGAGCGTGGTCAACGCCGCGATCACTGGCGCATCCCGCCGGGCCCAATCCACGAGCGGCCGATAGTACGTGGCCCGATGCAATCCCACTGCCCGACAGGCCCGCTGAACCGGAAGACCGTTCACCGTCACGAGATGCGTGACGACCTCCCGCCGTTCAGCAGGCCCTAGAGCTTTTTTACGATGACATCCTTCAGGGCCAGATTCTCCAACGACAGATCGGCATACATCCGTTTGAGCCGGCTGTTCTCGTGCTCCAGCTCTTTGAGGCGCTTCACATCCGACGCCTCTAGCCCGCCGTACTTGGCCTTCCACTTGTAGTAGGTGGCGGAGCTGATGCCGTAGTGCCGCCAGATCTCATTGACCGGCCGGCCGGCATCCGCTTCTTTCAGGATCGACACAATCTGCGTTTCGGTGAACTTTGACTGACGCATGGGAACCTCCTGGCTAGGTGACGTATTGTGCCAGAAAGTTCTCCTTACTGAGTGTCGCAGTTTAGGGGGAGCTTACGGAGTGACCTTCCCCC
Proteins encoded in this region:
- a CDS encoding Mobile element protein, whose translation is MNTHDIQISMDGAGRWRDNVFVERLWRSLKYEEVYLHAYDTVREAQQGVARYLTFYNQVRPHQALDGRTPEDVYDEHRPARHVAA
- a CDS encoding Mobile element protein yields the protein MTVNGLPVQRACRAVGLHRATYYRPLVDWARRDAPVIAALTTLVAAKSRWGFWKCCDRLRLDGRPWNHKRLWRVYCQLRLNLPRRTKKRLPVRLRQPLVVVPQPNTTWAVDFMSDTLYGGRRFRTLNVLDEGVREGLAIEVDTSLPADRVIRVLEQVVAWRGRPQAIRLDNGPELIAERFMTWCADRGIELRYIQPGKPDQNAFIERFNRTYRTEVLNAYVFESLEQVREITAEWLQSYNEERPHDALAGLPPTLYRAQLEARSSPLAVSP
- a CDS encoding Transposase, IS3/IS911 family, giving the protein MRQSKFTETQIVSILKEADAGRPVNEIWRHYGISSATYYKWKAKYGGLEASDVKRLKELEHENSRLKRMYADLSLENLALKDVIVKKL